From a single Pigmentibacter ruber genomic region:
- a CDS encoding small ribosomal subunit Rsm22 family protein: MLLPNLLQESLNEISKNYQQTLLQEAYTKLSTYYRNNREQIAFSLNSDLERIAYVLARMPATYAAVKRVLLEILPFADNVKSILDVGCGPGTAAWASCEAFSDIERIQLIELNQGMIEIGKKLALNQLKMRNADWLQNNVLNSLGNIKIADVVLASYSFNEIKVQDKEHFLTKFWEKTNQFFVLIEPGTPLGFESITFARNFFIKNKAQIYAPCSHTLNCPALEKKDWCHFSTRLQRTSIHKILKMGEKGFEDEKYSYLIISKNNLERPFNTRITRHPEIHSGHLKLNLCTNNGFISKTYSKKDGEKYKQARKAEWGDSWLL; the protein is encoded by the coding sequence ATGCTCTTACCAAATCTTTTGCAAGAATCTCTTAATGAAATATCAAAAAATTATCAGCAAACTTTACTACAAGAAGCATACACAAAATTATCCACCTATTATAGAAATAATAGGGAGCAAATTGCATTTTCTTTAAATAGTGATTTAGAGCGAATAGCCTATGTTTTAGCAAGAATGCCAGCAACTTACGCAGCAGTTAAAAGAGTTTTACTAGAGATTCTTCCTTTTGCAGATAACGTAAAAAGCATTCTGGATGTAGGCTGTGGACCAGGTACAGCCGCTTGGGCAAGCTGTGAGGCTTTCTCAGATATAGAAAGAATTCAGCTTATTGAACTAAACCAAGGCATGATTGAAATTGGTAAAAAACTTGCGCTGAATCAGCTTAAAATGAGGAATGCCGATTGGCTTCAAAATAACGTCTTAAACTCTTTAGGCAATATCAAAATTGCTGATGTTGTTCTTGCCTCATATTCCTTTAATGAAATTAAAGTACAGGATAAAGAGCATTTTCTTACAAAATTTTGGGAAAAAACAAATCAATTTTTTGTATTAATTGAACCAGGAACCCCTTTAGGATTTGAGTCTATTACCTTCGCAAGGAATTTTTTCATAAAAAATAAAGCTCAGATATATGCTCCATGTTCACACACTTTAAATTGTCCAGCATTGGAAAAAAAAGATTGGTGCCATTTTTCAACTCGATTACAAAGAACTTCAATTCATAAAATCCTAAAAATGGGAGAAAAAGGCTTTGAAGATGAGAAATACTCATATTTAATCATTAGCAAAAACAATTTAGAAAGACCTTTTAACACTAGAATTACACGACACCCCGAAATTCATAGTGGTCATTTAAAATTAAATCTTTGTACAAATAATGGTTTTATATCTAAAACTTACTCAAAAAAAGACGGTGAAAAGTACAAACAGGCTAGAAAAGCTGAATGGGGTGATTCATGGCTGCTTTAA
- a CDS encoding PilZ domain-containing protein, translating to MEVFDAEGKSIFDIAPKKKKRYVLYLFKLTREDETRIRTIEKAIQNALNEHILVRFEDPNEALKALLVKNIEIIFIDYSLFNDDNISIDFGVECKKRKKCPLFFVAKNEEELVKKYREKLSLYEEFDDYFKEPIDFIEISRKIKRASATIGRRAKRFSLDIPIKVYRLNSDTYEDVILNDISLVGFSISIKNEHFFKTNEQVKIKVPLQDFNLFHPQYGDFLPVSGKVRRISINGKIIGCSLEHATPMQIEVLMNLLEKVTRRLRMLKIAEKPKEEIDPVPV from the coding sequence ATGGAAGTATTTGACGCCGAAGGTAAATCTATATTTGATATTGCTCCCAAAAAGAAAAAACGTTATGTTCTTTACTTATTTAAATTAACACGAGAAGATGAAACTAGAATAAGAACTATTGAAAAAGCTATTCAAAATGCATTAAATGAACATATTTTAGTTCGTTTTGAAGATCCTAATGAAGCTTTAAAAGCTTTATTAGTAAAGAATATAGAAATTATTTTTATTGATTACTCATTATTTAATGATGACAATATTTCAATTGATTTTGGAGTTGAATGTAAAAAAAGAAAAAAATGTCCGTTATTTTTTGTTGCTAAAAACGAAGAAGAATTAGTTAAAAAATACCGAGAAAAACTTTCATTATATGAAGAATTTGATGACTATTTTAAAGAACCAATTGACTTTATTGAAATCAGTAGAAAAATAAAAAGAGCATCTGCAACAATAGGAAGAAGGGCTAAAAGATTTTCATTAGATATTCCAATTAAAGTTTATAGATTAAATTCAGACACCTATGAAGATGTTATATTGAATGATATTAGTTTAGTAGGATTTAGTATCTCAATAAAAAATGAACATTTTTTTAAAACTAATGAACAAGTTAAAATAAAAGTTCCATTACAAGATTTTAATTTATTTCACCCACAATATGGAGATTTTTTACCTGTATCAGGAAAAGTAAGAAGGATTTCAATTAATGGAAAAATTATTGGATGTTCTTTAGAACATGCCACACCAATGCAAATTGAAGTATTGATGAATTTACTTGAAAAAGTAACAAGAAGATTAAGAATGCTAAAAATTGCGGAAAAACCAAAAGAAGAAATAGATCCAGTTCCTGTCTAA
- the pgsA gene encoding CDP-diacylglycerol--glycerol-3-phosphate 3-phosphatidyltransferase yields MIFSFFKKTQHQTSNHEVPDITKEKVLPNWLKKLPNRLTFLRILCIPVVVYLMSLGEVAPESGHFGLIQPIKLSSTDIAAAFVFALAALTDFFDGWIARKFNVETVLGKLLDPLADKLLVVSAMVILVEKHRMDGLIAVIIIVRDLGINAIRLAAVDDGIQISSNIIGKTKTTFQDIGIIGLTVCGTVWIIPFHYIGQLFIILALAASLISGGQYLFDYARKLKKS; encoded by the coding sequence TTGATTTTTTCATTCTTTAAAAAAACTCAACACCAAACAAGTAATCATGAAGTTCCAGATATTACCAAAGAAAAAGTTTTACCTAATTGGTTAAAAAAATTACCAAATCGCTTAACGTTTTTAAGAATTCTCTGTATCCCGGTGGTAGTCTATTTAATGTCCCTAGGGGAAGTTGCTCCAGAATCTGGACATTTTGGCTTAATTCAACCAATTAAATTAAGTAGTACTGACATTGCAGCTGCTTTCGTTTTTGCTCTAGCAGCTCTAACTGATTTTTTTGATGGCTGGATAGCTAGGAAATTTAATGTAGAAACAGTGCTTGGAAAACTATTAGATCCTTTGGCAGATAAATTACTAGTTGTTTCTGCAATGGTTATTTTAGTTGAAAAGCATAGAATGGATGGATTAATTGCTGTTATCATTATTGTAAGAGATCTTGGTATAAATGCTATAAGATTAGCTGCAGTTGATGATGGTATCCAAATTTCTTCAAATATTATTGGCAAAACTAAAACTACTTTCCAAGACATAGGAATTATTGGTCTTACTGTCTGTGGTACTGTATGGATTATTCCTTTTCATTATATTGGCCAACTTTTTATTATCCTCGCTTTAGCTGCCAGTTTAATTAGTGGTGGGCAATATTTATTTGATTATGCAAGAAAATTAAAGAAAAGTTAG
- a CDS encoding YkgJ family cysteine cluster protein, with amino-acid sequence MSEISSNSIQPILNLQDNCSDFYKKINEKYSAHMNCKQGCASCCFVNLSIFQAEAYRILVWIFSLESDKKQELLEVLKQPMQAKEKNFQNKLTSPCVFLRNNSCSIYEARPTICRTQGLPLQYKQADKENNIQITVDHCPLNFLDQDSFPNKNDWLDLDRLNTLQSIAENFFVKNFPKNKSKIQLQVDNNQRVSLVSLQKEILKILENEV; translated from the coding sequence ATGTCTGAAATTTCTAGTAATTCCATTCAGCCTATTTTAAATCTCCAAGATAATTGTAGTGATTTTTATAAAAAAATTAATGAAAAATATTCTGCACATATGAACTGCAAGCAGGGGTGTGCAAGTTGTTGTTTTGTGAATTTAAGTATTTTTCAAGCAGAAGCGTACAGAATTTTGGTATGGATATTCTCTCTTGAATCAGATAAAAAGCAAGAATTATTAGAAGTTTTAAAGCAACCTATGCAAGCTAAAGAAAAAAATTTTCAAAATAAATTAACAAGTCCATGCGTGTTTTTAAGAAATAACTCATGTTCAATTTACGAAGCTAGGCCTACAATCTGCAGAACTCAAGGCTTACCTTTACAATACAAGCAAGCTGATAAAGAGAACAATATTCAAATAACTGTAGATCATTGTCCGTTGAACTTTCTCGATCAAGATAGTTTTCCAAATAAAAACGATTGGTTAGACTTGGATAGATTAAATACTTTACAAAGTATTGCAGAGAACTTTTTCGTAAAAAATTTTCCCAAAAATAAAAGCAAAATTCAACTCCAAGTCGATAATAATCAAAGAGTTTCTCTTGTGAGCTTACAAAAGGAGATTTTGAAAATCTTGGAAAACGAGGTTTAA
- the htpG gene encoding molecular chaperone HtpG, producing the protein MTAEVHSFQTEVQQLMNLMVHSLYSNKEIFLRELISNSSDAVDKLRFEEITNHNLLKSEKENSILIRNDKDNNILIIEDNGIGMTKDELMNNLGTIASSGTKKFLEKLSEQDKKDSNLIGQFGVGFYSAFMVAKKIVVESRSAHGGEAYKWTSAGDGTYTIEPSSKETRGTTIELHLKDDEKEFIDDWRIRGIVRKYSDYVTYPIFFLEKKEDGATEEVRLNKSTPVWARNKRENKPEDYQELYKQISMDWKEPLLWEHISVEGLVPFNAVVFIPTEAPFDLYTRDNHGLHLYVKRVSITEKCKELLPEYLRFISGVVETDELPLNVSREILQHNNKLPQIKKQIIKKVLSSLQNLANNDSEKYFNFYKTFGAVLKEGFHFDFEQHETLSDLVRFKSSKTGKDGWVSFKEYIERKADGQKEIYYLTGPNFESIERSPHLEALTSKGIEVLFLIDPIDEWFIMSYNKHGEYNLKSINKGDLDLNGVGKETEEEKKNEEKPVEELVGLLDLFRTKLSDEIKEVKISKRLRESACCLVADENGMSAHMERIMKATGQGMANNNKRILEINPSHNLIKNLADRKNKGADETTLNEWVEVLYETALLSEGSPVKNPGTFAKRLTKIMEMASGK; encoded by the coding sequence ATGACAGCTGAAGTCCATTCGTTTCAAACCGAAGTTCAACAACTTATGAACCTTATGGTTCACTCCCTTTACTCCAATAAAGAAATTTTCCTAAGAGAACTGATTTCCAATTCAAGTGATGCTGTTGATAAACTACGTTTTGAAGAAATCACAAATCATAACCTTCTCAAATCAGAAAAAGAAAATTCTATTTTAATCCGCAACGACAAGGATAATAACATACTTATTATTGAAGATAATGGTATTGGCATGACCAAAGATGAGCTCATGAATAATTTAGGAACTATTGCGAGTTCTGGGACTAAAAAGTTTTTAGAAAAACTATCTGAGCAAGATAAAAAAGATTCAAATTTAATAGGTCAGTTTGGTGTTGGCTTTTACTCTGCTTTCATGGTGGCAAAAAAAATAGTTGTAGAAAGCCGGTCTGCACATGGAGGAGAAGCTTACAAATGGACTTCTGCGGGTGATGGAACTTACACCATTGAGCCTAGTTCTAAAGAAACTAGAGGAACAACAATAGAACTTCACTTAAAAGATGATGAAAAAGAATTCATTGATGACTGGAGAATTCGTGGAATTGTTAGAAAGTATAGTGATTATGTTACTTATCCAATATTCTTTTTAGAAAAGAAAGAAGATGGAGCTACTGAAGAAGTTCGCTTAAACAAATCCACACCAGTGTGGGCTCGTAATAAAAGAGAAAACAAACCAGAAGATTACCAAGAATTATATAAACAAATCTCAATGGATTGGAAAGAACCATTACTATGGGAACATATTAGTGTAGAAGGATTAGTTCCTTTTAATGCTGTAGTATTTATTCCTACAGAAGCACCTTTCGATCTATATACGAGAGATAATCATGGCTTGCATTTATATGTGAAAAGAGTTTCTATTACAGAAAAATGCAAAGAATTGTTACCTGAATATTTAAGATTTATTTCAGGTGTTGTTGAAACAGATGAATTACCATTAAATGTTTCCAGAGAAATCTTACAACACAACAACAAGCTTCCGCAAATTAAAAAACAAATTATTAAAAAAGTACTATCTTCTCTGCAAAATTTAGCAAATAATGATAGTGAAAAGTACTTTAATTTTTACAAAACTTTTGGAGCTGTCCTAAAAGAAGGCTTCCATTTTGACTTTGAACAACATGAAACTCTAAGCGACTTAGTTCGCTTTAAATCATCAAAAACTGGAAAAGATGGTTGGGTTTCTTTCAAAGAATATATCGAAAGAAAAGCTGATGGGCAAAAAGAAATTTATTATTTAACAGGCCCTAATTTTGAGTCAATTGAACGCAGCCCTCACTTGGAAGCACTTACCTCAAAAGGTATTGAAGTATTATTCTTGATCGATCCAATCGATGAGTGGTTCATCATGAGTTACAATAAACATGGTGAATATAATCTAAAATCTATCAATAAAGGCGATTTAGATCTCAATGGCGTTGGTAAAGAAACTGAAGAAGAAAAGAAAAATGAAGAAAAACCAGTTGAAGAATTAGTTGGTTTACTTGATTTATTTAGAACAAAATTATCAGATGAAATTAAAGAAGTAAAAATTTCTAAACGTCTTCGTGAAAGTGCTTGTTGTTTAGTTGCTGATGAAAACGGTATGAGTGCTCATATGGAAAGAATTATGAAAGCAACTGGTCAAGGTATGGCTAATAATAATAAACGTATTCTAGAAATAAATCCAAGCCATAATTTAATCAAAAATTTAGCTGATAGGAAAAATAAAGGCGCTGACGAAACTACATTAAACGAATGGGTAGAAGTTCTTTATGAAACTGCATTATTATCTGAAGGCAGTCCTGTAAAAAACCCTGGAACTTTTGCTAAACGCTTAACAAAAATAATGGAAATGGCATCAGGTAAGTAA
- a CDS encoding peroxiredoxin translates to MSVLVGRQAPNFKAEAVVNNDFKEVSLSDFKGKKYVVLFFYPLDFTFVCPTELHAFQEKLEEFSKRDVEVIGCSIDSKFSHYAWLNTPKNKGGIEGVKYTLISDIHRTIARDYDVLSDGGVAFRGLFLIDKNGLVRHQIVNDLPLGRNVDEALRMVDALQHFEKHGEVCPANWNKGKDAMKATQDGVSNYLAKH, encoded by the coding sequence ATGAGCGTATTAGTTGGACGTCAGGCACCAAACTTTAAGGCTGAAGCAGTTGTTAACAATGATTTTAAAGAAGTTTCTCTTTCTGACTTTAAAGGAAAGAAATACGTAGTATTATTTTTCTATCCTTTAGATTTTACTTTTGTTTGTCCAACTGAATTACATGCTTTTCAAGAAAAATTAGAAGAATTTTCAAAAAGAGATGTAGAAGTTATTGGGTGTAGTATAGATAGTAAGTTTTCTCACTATGCTTGGTTAAATACTCCAAAAAATAAAGGTGGAATTGAAGGAGTTAAGTATACATTAATTTCTGATATTCATCGCACTATTGCAAGAGATTATGATGTTTTAAGCGACGGGGGAGTTGCATTTAGAGGATTATTTTTAATAGACAAAAATGGTCTTGTACGTCACCAAATTGTAAATGATCTACCTCTTGGAAGAAATGTTGATGAAGCATTAAGAATGGTTGATGCTCTTCAGCACTTTGAAAAACATGGAGAAGTTTGCCCTGCGAATTGGAATAAAGGCAAAGATGCTATGAAAGCGACTCAAGATGGTGTAAGCAATTATCTAGCAAAACACTAA